The Candidatus Poribacteria bacterium genome window below encodes:
- a CDS encoding COX15/CtaA family protein, translating to MEQHASYNPWLHRTARLTAGATFLLIVIGGIVTSTESGLAVPDWPTTFGYNMFLYPLSEMVGGILYEHSHRLMGSLVGLLTVGLFIFALVRDTRKWLKWLGLVALIAVIVQGVLGGLRVTQINRNFAIVHACLAQAFFALLCGIAWFTSRDWWKDRTASVNETAQKLRRLSLITTCLIYLQLIFGAILRHTGSRLDAHLLFAFLVALHIFLLARRILGTNDETQRIAPSMTLLLLGLLFVQLMLGTGAFFAKLTAFGETFATALTVTITTAHVAVGALMLVSSFVLTLKIYRFTDASVVVDASVSGALAAE from the coding sequence ATGGAGCAACACGCAAGTTATAACCCATGGCTGCACAGAACGGCACGCCTCACTGCAGGTGCGACTTTCTTATTGATTGTCATCGGTGGAATTGTCACAAGTACCGAGTCTGGATTGGCTGTACCCGATTGGCCAACGACCTTCGGGTATAACATGTTTCTCTATCCGTTGTCGGAGATGGTAGGCGGTATCCTATATGAGCATAGTCATCGGCTCATGGGTTCCCTTGTTGGACTCTTGACAGTTGGTCTCTTTATCTTCGCTTTGGTGAGAGATACTCGTAAGTGGTTGAAGTGGCTTGGACTTGTGGCTCTTATTGCTGTTATTGTTCAGGGTGTCCTCGGTGGACTTCGGGTTACGCAGATTAACCGCAACTTCGCGATCGTACATGCGTGTCTCGCGCAAGCGTTTTTTGCACTACTCTGTGGGATTGCTTGGTTTACCTCTCGTGATTGGTGGAAGGATAGAACCGCATCTGTAAACGAGACGGCACAGAAGCTGCGACGGTTAAGTCTGATTACGACGTGTCTTATTTATCTGCAGCTCATTTTTGGCGCGATTTTACGGCATACCGGAAGTAGGCTTGATGCGCATCTTCTTTTCGCCTTTTTGGTTGCGCTGCATATCTTTCTGTTGGCGAGACGTATCCTTGGGACAAATGATGAAACGCAGCGGATCGCTCCGTCGATGACACTCTTATTGTTGGGATTACTTTTTGTCCAGTTGATGCTCGGCACGGGAGCGTTTTTCGCGAAACTGACTGCTTTCGGTGAAACATTTGCAACCGCGCTCACAGTCACGATTACCACTGCCCACGTTGCGGTCGGCGCATTGATGCTGGTAAGCAGTTTCGTGCTTACACTGAAGATTTACCGGTTCACCGATGCATCGGTAGTTGTTGATGCGTCTGTAAGTGGGGCTTTGGCTGCAGAATGA
- the coxB gene encoding cytochrome c oxidase subunit II, with translation MLQWLPENVSTFGQGVDNLFHAIYWLTLIVFVLVIGTLIVFLIKYRHQEGKRADYIEGSTTLEIAWTGVTTVIVFVLAMFSYPQWNNIKSPTQFPENPDVVVQVSGKQFNWDMTYPGPDNEFGTDDDLVLENELHVPVDAVVHIRLTSVDVIHSFFVPQLRLKQDALPNRFIEVWFEATKAGRYEIPCAELCGFGHSGMLGYLNVHDQADYDAWVQERWPQ, from the coding sequence ATGCTTCAATGGCTCCCAGAGAACGTATCAACGTTCGGGCAAGGCGTTGATAACCTCTTTCACGCTATCTATTGGCTTACCCTTATTGTGTTCGTCCTTGTGATAGGGACCCTCATCGTTTTCTTGATTAAATATCGCCATCAGGAAGGTAAGAGAGCGGATTACATCGAGGGAAGCACAACGCTGGAAATTGCTTGGACAGGTGTTACAACGGTAATTGTCTTTGTGCTCGCGATGTTCAGCTACCCCCAGTGGAACAATATTAAATCACCCACACAATTTCCCGAGAACCCAGATGTTGTTGTACAGGTCAGCGGCAAGCAGTTTAACTGGGATATGACGTATCCCGGGCCCGATAACGAATTCGGAACAGATGATGACCTGGTATTAGAAAACGAATTGCATGTGCCGGTCGACGCGGTCGTGCATATCCGATTAACCTCTGTGGATGTCATCCACAGCTTTTTTGTACCACAATTACGACTCAAACAGGATGCATTGCCTAACCGATTTATCGAGGTCTGGTTTGAAGCAACAAAGGCAGGGCGTTATGAGATTCCTTGTGCGGAACTCTGTGGATTCGGACACTCTGGAATGCTCGGCTACCTTAATGTGCATGATCAAGCGGACTACGATGCTTGGGTACAAGAAAGATGGCCTCAGTAG
- a CDS encoding cbb3-type cytochrome c oxidase subunit I, giving the protein MHDNEHTEHHHEESFIRKYIFSLDHKTIGKQFLIYGLIMFFVGGGLALLFRWQLAYPDRPLPIIGASQQYLDEGEVVTGADRMWERIYDSDKEEWLEVNMPSGVITPEFYNMLFTMHATIMVFFVVVPILVGAFGNFLIPLMIGTRDMAFPVLNMLSFWLAVLAAIIMTVGFFVPGGHASAGWTGYAPLSSDPQWTGVEWGLNLWAISLLIQGFSSLVGSINYITTIINMRAPGMTFFRMPLVIWSLFIVAILLLLAFPVLSSALALLIFDRLAGTTFFSATAEGGGDPLLWQHLFWFFGHPEVYILILPGMGIASELVAVFSRKPIFGYRSMVYAMIAIAFLGWIVWGHHMFQSGMRPGLGSIFMTTTMLIAVPSAIKTFNWLGTMFRGSIRFTTPMLHGIAFVSMFVIGGLSGIYMANTPVDIFIHDTYYIVAHIHYVVFGGSLFAIFGGIIFWFPKMYGRYMNDVLAKIHFWLTFIAFNCTFFPMHILGVGGHMRRISNPQQYEFLQGFEGMNIFITMSAFTLGFAQLILVFNFFWSMYRGKVAEKNPWHVNTLEWEAPTPVPHGNFGQIPTVYRGPYEYSVPGEESDWIPQAQPEHAPATGGD; this is encoded by the coding sequence ATGCACGATAACGAACATACAGAACATCATCACGAAGAAAGTTTTATTCGTAAATACATCTTTTCGCTCGACCACAAAACGATTGGTAAGCAGTTTCTTATCTATGGACTGATTATGTTTTTCGTTGGTGGCGGGCTTGCGCTGCTTTTTAGATGGCAACTCGCTTACCCCGATAGACCGCTACCTATTATCGGTGCCTCGCAACAGTATCTTGACGAGGGTGAAGTTGTCACAGGTGCTGATAGAATGTGGGAACGCATCTATGATTCCGATAAGGAGGAGTGGCTTGAGGTAAACATGCCGAGTGGTGTCATCACACCCGAATTTTACAACATGCTGTTTACGATGCATGCCACCATTATGGTCTTCTTTGTCGTGGTTCCCATCTTGGTCGGTGCTTTCGGAAACTTCCTGATTCCGTTGATGATTGGTACACGCGATATGGCGTTTCCGGTCCTCAACATGCTCTCCTTTTGGCTTGCAGTCCTTGCGGCGATTATCATGACAGTCGGGTTCTTTGTACCCGGTGGACACGCCTCAGCAGGATGGACGGGCTACGCGCCGCTCTCTTCTGACCCACAGTGGACAGGGGTCGAGTGGGGGCTAAACCTCTGGGCGATCAGCCTCCTGATTCAGGGTTTTTCCTCTCTGGTAGGTTCTATTAACTACATCACGACGATTATCAACATGCGTGCACCCGGGATGACGTTCTTTCGGATGCCATTAGTCATCTGGTCGCTTTTCATCGTCGCGATTCTCTTGCTACTCGCGTTCCCCGTGCTCTCTTCTGCCCTCGCGCTTCTTATCTTTGATAGGCTTGCGGGAACGACGTTCTTTAGTGCTACGGCGGAGGGCGGCGGTGATCCGCTCCTGTGGCAACATCTCTTCTGGTTCTTCGGACACCCTGAAGTCTATATCCTTATCTTACCGGGGATGGGAATTGCCTCTGAATTGGTGGCTGTCTTTTCACGGAAACCGATCTTCGGATACCGTTCTATGGTCTACGCAATGATCGCCATCGCTTTTTTGGGATGGATTGTCTGGGGACACCACATGTTCCAGAGTGGGATGCGCCCCGGTTTAGGTTCCATATTCATGACAACAACCATGCTCATTGCGGTGCCTTCAGCCATTAAAACATTTAACTGGTTGGGTACAATGTTCCGAGGTTCAATCCGATTTACAACGCCGATGCTCCACGGTATTGCTTTCGTTTCGATGTTCGTAATTGGTGGACTCAGCGGTATCTACATGGCAAACACGCCGGTTGACATCTTCATCCACGATACCTATTACATTGTGGCGCATATTCACTATGTGGTGTTCGGCGGAAGTCTGTTCGCTATTTTCGGTGGCATTATCTTTTGGTTCCCGAAGATGTACGGACGCTATATGAACGATGTTCTTGCCAAAATTCACTTTTGGTTGACTTTCATAGCGTTCAACTGCACCTTCTTCCCAATGCATATTCTCGGCGTAGGCGGACACATGCGGCGAATCTCCAATCCGCAGCAGTATGAATTCCTGCAAGGATTTGAAGGCATGAACATCTTTATCACAATGAGTGCGTTTACCCTTGGGTTCGCACAATTGATACTCGTCTTCAACTTCTTCTGGAGTATGTACCGCGGCAAAGTCGCTGAGAAAAACCCTTGGCACGTAAACACGCTGGAATGGGAGGCACCTACACCAGTGCCGCACGGCAATTTCGGTCAAATCCCCACTGTATATCGGGGTCCTTATGAATATAGTGTACCCGGTGAGGAATCTGATTGGATTCCGCAGGCGCAACCTGAACATGCCCCTGCGACAGGTGGAGACTAA